aaaatttaaaaattgttaaaaatatatgttataaatataaagatagtGATAGAAAGCCAAAGtatttaccaaacacccaaaaccctgaagaattagcttcttcttctttcttcttttatttctctcttttctttctcttctcttttctatatctcaaaatatacaaaatgagggggtatttatagggttacaagagttgaatgaacggccaggatcgattcgatccgacggtccaaaataccctggttggtggaatagtaacagtaccggcggctgctacagtaccacatgggcggctgctacagtgttgcggctgctacagtgatatctagaagttactatagtaatgtcggctgctacagtgaaattgctacagtagtcatccattaaaatatttgtttataacaaaaattaatttttttttctctcacttacttgAGTTATCCAATTAAAACAAATACCAGGGTTACATTTACAAAATTCCCCTCCATAAATATTAACTCTTTGAAAGGCTTCACTTTTGCTATTCTTTCTCAATTCCCTCTCAAATTCCAAATCTCATGCTCACAAACGCAAATTGTTTGAAGTTATGCTTCAAAGACTCCATCTTTCCATAAAGCTTCTATCTTTTGCGCAAATgcctttctcttttcttgtgTTTGTAGAAAGATAGAATCTTTGATTCTCTGAAGCAAGTTGTTTGAAGTTATGCCTCAAAGACTCCATCTTGCCACTAGTAGTGCGATAAAGCTTCGATCTTTTTGCAAATGCCTTCACTCTATCTCGTGTTTGTCGAAAGGAAGCAGCTTGGATGCTCAGAAATCTAGTCCAGAGAATGAATGGGTGAGGCTTCTCAAACCATTTGATCTTGCTGAACTCCGGGAATCTCTTGTTGGCATTACTCCTCGTCAGGTTAGCAGATTTCTTGAGCTCCCACTTGATGTTTCTACTTGCTTGGATATCTTCAATTGGGCAGGTGCTCAGAAAGGGTATTCGCAttcttttgatgtttattttgttcttatAAGAAAATTGGGTGAAGCTAGAGAGTTTAAGATGATAGAATTGTTGTTGAGGAAGTCTATAGAGGAAGGCATTGTCCTCAGAGAGTGTTTGTTCATTGTGATAATGAAGTGCTATGGTAGTTCGGGATTCCCGGGTAATGCAGTTCGGGTGCTTGATGAAATGCGAGCGGTGTTTGGTTGTGAGCCAACATTTAAATCGTATAACGTTGCTTTGGGTATTTTGGTTGGAGCAGGTTGTCACCGTATGGCGGCAAATTTGTTCTATAAAATGCTGCATGGAGGAGTCCGGCTGACCACTTTCTCATTTTCTATTGTGATCAAAGCTCTTTGTTTTATGAACGAGGTAGAGTCTGCATGCTCACTTCTTCCGGGTATGACGAAGCATGGTTGTGTCCCTGATGCTATTGTGTATCAGACTTTGATACATGCCTTGTGTAAGCATAACAGGGTGAAAGAGGCATTGAAGCTTTTGGAGGAGATGCTTGTTATTGGTTGTTCAGTGGATGTCGATACTTTTAATGATGTGATTCATGGGCTCTGTAAGTTTGGTCGTATGCATGACGCAGGAAAGTTGATTAATAGGATGCAACTTCGTGGGTGCAAACCAAATGCCTTGACGTATGGAGTCTTCTTGCAAGGTTTGTGTAAAAATGGTCAAGTGGATGAAGCGAGAATTCATTTGAGTCGAGTCCCAAACTCGAATGTCGTCTTATTTAATACTGTGATCGGTGGATACTTGAATGAAGGAAGGTTTGAGGAAGCAAAATATTTGTATGATAACATGATAAGGAATGGTTGTTGCCCTGACTTTTACACTTACAGCATCATAATCAATGGCCTTTGCAAGGCTGGAAGATTGGGATCAGCCAGACAAGTATTAAGCAAGATGGAGAGTCAGTTCTGCAAGCCAAATATTGTCACTTATACAATATTGATAGATGCTTTCTGTAAGGTCGGTAGGTGGGAGGAAATTGAagtgattttggaggaaatgtCTTTGAAAGGTTTGAGTCTGAATACTGTAACATATAATTGCCTTGTTTCTGGGTTGTGTAAGGACAGGAATATCAAAGAGGCAATGGAACTTATCAAAAGGATGAAGATGGAGGGTTGCAAGCCTGACATATTCACATACAATTCCCTTTTGTATGGATTATGTAAAAATGACCAAATAAAGGAGGCATTTCAGTTATATGAAAGTTTATTAGCAGAAGGTGTCGTTGCTAATAATGTAACATACAATTCCATGATTCATGCACTGCTGAATAAGGGAAAGTGGCAAGACGCGATGGACCTTGCTAAGGAGATGGTATTTCATGGTTGCTCCCTTGATATTGTAAGCTATAATGGACTGATAAAAGCTCTTTGCAAAGATGGAGAAGTTGAGAAGGCTATGGAAATGTTTGAGAACATGACCGAAAAGGGTATCAAGCCAAGTAATTTTTCTTACAACATTTTGATAAATGGGCTCTGCAAATTAAGAAGAGTACAAGATGCGCTTAAGCTCTCACAAGAAATGCTTCAACGAGGTTTGACACCTGATATTGTTACTTATAATAGTATTATAAATGGTATGTGTAAAATGGGATGGATGCATGCAGCATTAAACCTCTTAGAGAAACTACATCACGAAGATGTTCTTCCTGATACAATAACATACAATATTCTCATTAGCTGGCACTGCAAAGCTAGTATGCTTGATGATGCCAATGGGCTTCTAAACAGAGCAATTAACAGTGGAATTTGGCCTAATGCTCACACTTGGAACATAATGGTGAATAACTTTGTCAGAGAACCGGGTTTTTTGATACCAGAGTAGCGAGAAAGTTAGAATCAGCAAATATTTGGCTTCAGTCTCCATGGTTAACTTGTCCTGTACTCTGTAAACAACAGCGGTGGCAGGATAGATCCAATACATGTGCATCTTCAAAGGCATCATTTGATGAAGTAAGTCTTAGCGGAATAGTATGAAGTTATTGTTCGAAATTTCACGTACATAGTTTTTGTATGTTATATGAAAGTTGTTCTTGTAGTAGTGgctttttaaactattttttgtttaatcattatttatttatgtatactTCCACTTAGAGAGGATCTTGTAGGTGAGTTAGTGATAATGGGAGGTCAATTTGTTAGCTGCGCCTGATGCTTTGACAGGATTACATTGGATGAGATGTGAGGCTGAAGATCAATGAAATTTGGGATTTCTATTACATGACCTGTTGGTTATAATAATGTATTTCCGGGATAAGTTTTTAAATGTCTTATCACCATGAACAGAAAgggaataaaatatttatgatgcAAAGTAGTCTAATGCTAAGAAACAATGGTGCTGGCCCTCTACACAAATAAGCCCTTTTGAATCACGGAAAGAGTTTTATGGTCCTAGTTTTTAGTGATAATTCacagatatttttt
The DNA window shown above is from Dioscorea cayenensis subsp. rotundata cultivar TDr96_F1 chromosome 12, TDr96_F1_v2_PseudoChromosome.rev07_lg8_w22 25.fasta, whole genome shotgun sequence and carries:
- the LOC120274040 gene encoding pentatricopeptide repeat-containing protein At5g64320, mitochondrial-like, which gives rise to MPQRLHLATSSAIKLRSFCKCLHSISCLSKGSSLDAQKSSPENEWVRLLKPFDLAELRESLVGITPRQVSRFLELPLDVSTCLDIFNWAGAQKGYSHSFDVYFVLIRKLGEAREFKMIELLLRKSIEEGIVLRECLFIVIMKCYGSSGFPGNAVRVLDEMRAVFGCEPTFKSYNVALGILVGAGCHRMAANLFYKMLHGGVRLTTFSFSIVIKALCFMNEVESACSLLPGMTKHGCVPDAIVYQTLIHALCKHNRVKEALKLLEEMLVIGCSVDVDTFNDVIHGLCKFGRMHDAGKLINRMQLRGCKPNALTYGVFLQGLCKNGQVDEARIHLSRVPNSNVVLFNTVIGGYLNEGRFEEAKYLYDNMIRNGCCPDFYTYSIIINGLCKAGRLGSARQVLSKMESQFCKPNIVTYTILIDAFCKVGRWEEIEVILEEMSLKGLSLNTVTYNCLVSGLCKDRNIKEAMELIKRMKMEGCKPDIFTYNSLLYGLCKNDQIKEAFQLYESLLAEGVVANNVTYNSMIHALLNKGKWQDAMDLAKEMVFHGCSLDIVSYNGLIKALCKDGEVEKAMEMFENMTEKGIKPSNFSYNILINGLCKLRRVQDALKLSQEMLQRGLTPDIVTYNSIINGMCKMGWMHAALNLLEKLHHEDVLPDTITYNILISWHCKASMLDDANGLLNRAINSGIWPNAHTWNIMVNNFVREPGFLIPE